One Helianthus annuus cultivar XRQ/B chromosome 7, HanXRQr2.0-SUNRISE, whole genome shotgun sequence genomic region harbors:
- the LOC110869331 gene encoding putative F-box protein At1g47390 produces MSDNIPFELQVEIIKRVPVKSLLQFRSVSKQWKSLIDSSEFIADHTLKHSQLHHLLVRYTKRFEIKYVSIVDDDSFLRRKFSPTVPPTAKLLTHPRMIASSHGLVCLCGFAYDLKKHLIVLWNPSIRKSVEIELPNKLNALGFGVCPKTMDPKIVRITRRTNAQVYTLSSGAWRRVSINLCVPGTGFRFCSYQVVIDGVIYWITNNTSGSCDKLISFELTNEELGVIELQDSIEDPEHLCISKRKESLVVLNYDKSDVACDSIADNDSFPHHKFPPFVPPIVKLFGLVSILDCSHGLVSLFGFSEKKKILVVLWNPSVGKSVGIRIPIPYGSLVFGIGVGVCPKTSDPNIVTIVRSYSRSEMNSVGRLRFVGLNSVGRLRFIR; encoded by the exons ATGTCGGACAACATTCCTTTCGAACTCCAAgtggaaatcatcaaaagggtTCCTGTCAAATCTTTGCTTCAATTCAGATCTGTTTCAAAGCAATGGAAATCGCTGATCGATAGCTCAGAATTTATTGCTGATCACACCCTCAAACATTCTCAACTGCATCATCTACTGGTAAGGTACACTAAACGTTTTGAGATAAAATATGTTtcgattgttgatgatgatagtTTTCTCCGACGCAAGTTTTCTCCGACTGTTCCTCCGACTGCTAAGCTACTTACCCATCCTCGAATGATCGCTTCCTCTCATGGATTGGTGTGCTTGTGTGGTTTTGCTTATGATCTCAAGAAGCATCTTATTGTTCTTTGGAACCCATCAATTAGGAAATCTGTTGAAATTGAGCTGCCGAATAAATTGAATGCTCTGGGTTTTGGGGTTTGTCCTAAAACTATGGACCCTAAGATTGTCAGGATTACGCGTAGAACTAACGCGCAGGTTTATACATTAAGCTCTGGGGCTTGGAGACGCGTATCAATAAATCTGTGTGTGCCCGGGACCGGGTTTAGGTTTTGTTCTTATCAGGTGGTTATAGATGGGGTTATTTATTGGATTACTAATAATACAAGTGGATCTTGTGATAAGCTAATTTCATTTGAATTGACAAATGAAGAATTGGGAGTGATAGAGCTTCAAGATAGTATTGAAGACCCTGAGCATTTATGCATCTCTAAGCGTAAGGAGTCTCTTGTTGTGCTTAATTACGATAAATCAGACGTAGCTTGCGAT TCAATAGCTGATAATGATAGCTTCCCCCACCACAAGTTTCCCCCTTTTGTTCCTCCAATTGTTAAGCTATTTGGGCTTGTGTCAATACTCGATTGCTCTCACGGATTGGTGTCTTTGTTCGggttttctgaaaaaaaaaagatactGGTTGTTCTTTGGAACCCATCAGTTGGGAAATCTGTTGGTATACGTATACCAATTCCGTATGGATCCCTTGTTTTTGGTATTGGAGTTGGGGTTTGTCCTAAAACTAGTGACCCTAACATCGTCACAATTGTGCGCTCTTACAGTCGGTCTGAAATGAATTCAGTTGGAAGGCTGAGGTTTGTCGGTCTGAATTCAGTTGGAAGGCTGAGGTTTATACGTTAA
- the LOC110867588 gene encoding putative F-box protein At1g47790 has protein sequence MKIRPKMSDNIPFELQAEIIKRVLPVKSLIRFRSVSKQWKSLIDSSEFITHHTLNNKTQPQHLLVRYPNGSEIKYVSIVDDDSFPRHKFSPTVSPTAKLLTHPRIIASSHGLVCLCGFAYELKKHLIILWNPSIRKSVEIVFPYTLNALGFGVCPKTMDPKIVNIIREANAQVYTLSSGAWRHISINLRVPGTGFSFRSYHEVIDGIIYWVTCNESGSCDKIISFNLTSEEFGLIEVQDSLEDPGHLCISKVKESVVVLNYDKSDEACGVWMMTKNVDPKSLLIKLFTVSFKAFHDSIYHRIVGFRKNDQPIIEHHRRRYGFRLTTLEVYEPCTEQSNDIGTDLCFMINNDSRFMTTFHTESLLLLNHPGSIAH, from the coding sequence ATGAAAATCCGTCCAAAAATGTCGGATAACATTCCGTTCGAACTCCAGGCTGAAATCATCAAAAGGGTTCTTCCTGTCAAATCTTTGATTCGGTTCAGATCCGTTTCAAAGCAATGGAAGTCTCTGATCGATAGCTCTGAATTCATCACTCATCACACCCTCAACAACAAGACTCAGCCGCAACATCTACTGGTAAGATACCCTAACGGTTCTGAGATAAAATATGTTTCGATTGTTGATGATGACAGTTTTCCCCGACACAAGTTTTCTCCCACTGTTTCTCCGACTGCTAAGCTACTTACCCATCCTCGAATAATCGCTTCCTCTCACGGATTGGTGTGCTTGTGTGGTTTTGCTTATGAGCTCAAGAAGCATCTTATTATTCTTTGGAACCCATCAATTAGGAAATCTGTTGAAATTGTATTTCCTTATACATTGAATGCTCTGGGTTTTGGGGTTTGTCCTAAAACTATGGACCCTAAGATTGTCAACATTATCCGTGAAGCTAACGCTCAAGTTTATACATTAAGCTCTGGGGCTTGGAGACACATATCAATCAATCTGCGTGTGCCCGGGACCGGGTTTAGCTTTAGATCTTATCATGAAGTTATAGATGGGATTATTTATTGGGTTACTTGTAATGAGAGTGGATCTTGTGATAAGATAATTTCATTTAATTTGACAAGTGAAGAATTTGGATTGATAGAGGTTCAAGATAGTTTAGAAGACCCTGGACATCTATGCATCTCTAAGGTTAAGGAGTCTGTTGTTGTGCTTAATTACGATAAATCAGACGAAGCTTGCGGTGTATGGATGATGACCAAAAATGTTGATCCAAAATCATTGCTTATAAAATTATTCACTGTGAGTTTTAAGGCATTTCATGATTCGATATATCATAGAATTGTTGGATTTAGGAAGAATGATCAACCGATAATTGAACACCATCGTAGAAGGTATGGTTTTCGATTAACAACACTTGAAGTTTATGAACCCTGCACGGAACAGAGCAATGATATTGGGACTGATTTGTGCTTCATGATAAATAATGATTCGCGCTTCATGACAACCTTCCACACAGAATCACTACTTCTGCTTAATCATCCTGGTTCCATCGCTCATTGA